The DNA region CGCCTTTCGTCTTGTAGTCGCCGTCGGCGGCACGTGCATTGGTCGAGACGGCCTGAGCCTTCTGGACCGCAGGCGCGCTGCTCGCGGAATTGACCGCTGAAACCATTATCGCCCCTCCTGGGTAAGGGAGCAGGCTTGCCCCCGGATGGAGCATGGATCACAAAGATTACCGCCACGTTAGGAGATCGGGGCGAAGTGGCGCTTGGTGAACGGCGGATCGACAACCGGGATGCAAATCGGTTTTTGGCGGGACGGGCCAAACGGGTGTCGGCGCTGCTAGCTGACGGCTGAGAGCGGCATCGCGACCTCCTCGAGCGGCCTTCGCTCGGCGCGCACCGCGAACAGGGCGGCGACGATGGCGGCACCGAGCATCAGGGCGGCGCCGAAGGCGTAGCCGACGAAGACACTCTGACGCGAGCCGCTCTCGATCAGGATGCCGAAGATCACAGGGGCCGCCACTCCGCCGAGGCCGGTCCCGATTGCGTAGAAGACGGCGATCGCCAGGGCGCGGATCTCGAGAGGGAAGGTCTCGCTGACCGTCAGATAGGCGGCGCTCGCGGCCGGAGACGCGAAGAAGAAGATCACCATCCAGGCGAGGGTCTGGCCCATCGCGGACAGGTATCCCGCTGCGAACAGGGCCCCGCAGATCACCAGCAGCAACCCCGACAGCGCATAAGTGGCCGAGATCATGATGCGGCGGCCAACCGTGTCGAAGAGACGCCCGAGCAGGAGCGGGCCGAGGAAATTGCCGAGCGCGAAGGGCAGGATATACCAGCCCACCTTGTCTGAGCTCACCGCATAGAACTTGGTCAGCACCAGCGCATAGGTGAAGAAGATGGCGTTGTAGAAGAAGGCTTGCGCCGCCATCAGCGCGAGGCCGACGAGCGTACGTTGCCGATATGTCCTGAAGAGGGTGGTGAAGACCTCGGCGATCGGCGTGTGCCGGCGCCCGCGCACCCGGATCACCCGGCTTGGATCGATCGCGGCGAGATCGTGCGAGGCGGCGCGGAAACGGCCCTCGATGCCGGCAATGACGGTTTCCGCCTCGATCTCCCGCCCATGCAGCACGAGCCAGCGTGGGCTCTCGGGAATCCAGATCCGCATGAGGAAGATGACGAGCCCGAGCGCGGCGCCGATGATGAAGCAGACACGCCATCCCGTCTCGGGATCGAGCAGGCGCGGATCGAGGAAGAGGATCGCGCCTCCCGCTCCCAACGCCGCGCCGATCCAGAAGCTGCCATTGATCACGAGATCCGTGAAGCCGCGATAGCGGGCCGGCACGAATTCCTGGATCGTCGAATTGATCGCCGTATATTCACCACCGATTCCCGCCCCGGTGAGGAAACGGAAGAGCCAGAAGCTCCAGCCGTTCCAGGACAAGCCGGTGAGCCCCGTTGCGACCACATAGACCGCGACGGTGATGAAAAACAGCCTCTTGCGGCCGAGCCGATCCGTCAGCCAGCCGAAGAATAAGGCGCCCGCAACCGCCCCGAGAAGATAGGCGCTCCCGGCGAAGCCGACATCGCGGTCGTTGAAGCCGAGCACCGGGCTCTCCTTCAGAGCCCCGGCGACAGAGCCTGCGAGCGTCACCTCGAGGCCGTCGAGGATCCAGGTGATGCCGAGCGCCACGACGACGAGCGTGTGGAAGCGTCCCCAAGGCAGCCGCTCCAGCCGCGCCGGAATGTCCGTCGAGAACACGCGGGGCCGCTCGGCTTCCACCGTGGATACAAAGGCCGGTTCTGGTTGCCGTGCCCGGTTCTCTGACATCCTGCCCAAGCTCGAAAGAGCCAGCACATGGCGCTGGCTCGCGGCGCAGCATTTCCACCCTGCGAAGCTGCATTTGCACTTCGTCGATGATGAACGCGCCGGC from Rhizobiales bacterium GAS188 includes:
- a CDS encoding Predicted arabinose efflux permease, MFS family translates to MSENRARQPEPAFVSTVEAERPRVFSTDIPARLERLPWGRFHTLVVVALGITWILDGLEVTLAGSVAGALKESPVLGFNDRDVGFAGSAYLLGAVAGALFFGWLTDRLGRKRLFFITVAVYVVATGLTGLSWNGWSFWLFRFLTGAGIGGEYTAINSTIQEFVPARYRGFTDLVINGSFWIGAALGAGGAILFLDPRLLDPETGWRVCFIIGAALGLVIFLMRIWIPESPRWLVLHGREIEAETVIAGIEGRFRAASHDLAAIDPSRVIRVRGRRHTPIAEVFTTLFRTYRQRTLVGLALMAAQAFFYNAIFFTYALVLTKFYAVSSDKVGWYILPFALGNFLGPLLLGRLFDTVGRRIMISATYALSGLLLVICGALFAAGYLSAMGQTLAWMVIFFFASPAASAAYLTVSETFPLEIRALAIAVFYAIGTGLGGVAAPVIFGILIESGSRQSVFVGYAFGAALMLGAAIVAALFAVRAERRPLEEVAMPLSAVS